In Alosa alosa isolate M-15738 ecotype Scorff River chromosome 19, AALO_Geno_1.1, whole genome shotgun sequence, a genomic segment contains:
- the napba gene encoding N-ethylmaleimide-sensitive factor attachment protein, beta a, with amino-acid sequence MDNTGKEKEAMQLMADADKKVKSSGSFLGGMFGGNHKVEDACEMYARAANMFKMAKNWTAAGNAFCQAARLHMQMQNKLDSATSFVDAGNAYKKADPQEAINCLNQAIDIYTDMGRFTIAAKHHMTIAEIYEAELVDIEKAIAHYEQAADYYKGEESNSSANKCLLKVGLYSAQLEQYPKAIEIYEQVATNTMDNPLLKYNAKEYFFKAALCHFIVDELNAKLAIEKYEGMFPAFSDSRECKLVKKLLDAHEEQNSEAFTEAVKEYDSISRIDQWLTTMLLRIKKTIQGDAGDLK; translated from the exons ATGGATAACACTGGAAAAGAAAAGGAGGCCATGCAGCTCATGGCCGACGCCGATAAAAAAGTAAAGTCGTCTGGTTCGTTCCTGGGAGGAATGTTTGG GGGAAACCATAAGGTTGAAGATGCTTGCGAAATGTATGCTAGAGCAGCCAACATGTTCAAAATGGCCAAAAACTGGACTG CTGCTGGGAACGCTTTCTGCCAGGCCGCACGCCTTCATATGCAGATGCAGAATAAGCTAGACTCAGCCACCAGCTTTGTTGATGCTGGCAACGCTTACAAAAAAGCTGACCCACAAG AGGCTATCAACTGTTTAAATCAAGCCATCGATATTTATACAGACATG GGCAGATTTACAATTGCTGCCAAGCACCACATGACGATTGCAGAAATATACGAGGCTGAGCTTGTGGACATCGAGAAG GCAATTGCACATTACGAGCAGGCAGCAGACTATTACAAGGGAGAAGAGTCTAACAG CTCTGCCAACAAGTGTCTACTGAAAGTTGGCTTGTACTCTGCCCAACTTGAGCAATACCCCAAAGCCATTGAGATATATGAGCAG GTTGCAACCAACACAATGGACAACCCATTACTGAAGTACAATGCCAAAGAGTACTTCTTCAAAGCTGCTCTGTGCCACTTTATTGTTGATGAATTAAATGCAAAG CTTGCTATTGAAAAGTATGAAGGCATGTTCCCAGCCTTCTCAGACTCAAGAGAATGCAAGCTTGTGAAG AAACTCTTGGATGCTCATGAGGAACAAAACAGTGAAGCTTTCACTGAGGCT GTTAAGGAATATGACTCAATCTCTCGTATCGACCAGTGGCTGACTACTATGCTCCTGCGTATTAAGAAGACCATTCAGGGAGATGCTGGTGACCTGAAGTGA
- the LOC125284298 gene encoding tribbles homolog 2-like has product MGHAKYVVETFKNTKLPCMGKYVLLDCLGNNILRAANMDTGKKLICKVFYFARYWESLAAYFQVPAHRNLSQIIDTVHGDTMVYVFFEHNYGDLHSCLRSVKKIREDEAARLFHQMVSAVVHCHDYGVVLKDLKLKSFVFKDEDRSYLKLDTLEDAYLMVQGDNSLPRRHRCPAYISPESLESESTSSGKAADVWCLGVILYTILIGHYPFNDTDHSSLFQKIKRCKYSLPDILSPKAKCLIHNILRPDPVERLTAREILGHPWFSSNNWTGNIAGDKSDKECCDQMVPNLFC; this is encoded by the exons ATGGGACATGCGAAGTATGTTGTGGAAACGTTCAAGAATACTAAGTTGCCCTGTATGGGGAAATATGTATTATTGGATTGTCTCGGAAATAATATTTTACGAGCAGCTAACATGGACACTGGGAAGAAATTGATATGCAAG GTGTTTTACTTCGCTCGTTATTGGGAATCATTAGCCGCCTACTTTCAAGTTCCAGCTCACAGAAATCTGAGCCAAATTATCGACACTGTCCATGGGGACACCATGGTCTATGTATTCTTTGAACATAACTATGGAGATCTACACTCTTGTCTGAGGTCCGTGAAAAAAATTCGAGAGGATGAAGCTGCAAGACTATTCCATCAAATGGTTTCAGCTGTTGTACATTGTCACGATTATGGTGTTGTTCTGAAGGACCTCAAGCTGAAAAGTTTTGTCTTTAAGGATGAAGACAG ATCTTATTTAAAGCTTGACACCTTGGAGGATGCATATCTTATGGTGCAGGGAGATAACTCTCTGCCCCGAAGGCATAGATGTCCCGCTTACATAAGCCCTGAGTCCTTGGAATCAGAGAGCACATCATCAGGGAAAGCTGCAGATGTGTGGTGCTTAGGTGTCATACTTTACACCATCTTGATAGGACATTATCCTTTTAATGACACTGACCACAGTTCCCTCTTTCAGAAGATCAAACGTTGTAAATATAGTCTTCCAGACATACTATCCCCCAAAGCCAAGTGCCTCATCCATAACATCCTTCGACCAGATCCTGTGGAACGACTGACAGCAAGAGAAATATTGGGTCATCCTTGGTTTTCTTCAAATAATTGGACTGGAAATATAGCAGGGGACAAGTCTGATAAAGAATGTTGCGATCAGATGGTACCAAATCTATTTTGTTGA